The window AGGAGGAGGCGGGCGATGCGCCGCTGGTCATCGCCGAGACGCGCGTCGACGTGCCGGATGCCAGCGTATCGGACGCGGTCATGATGCTCGACCTGCGCAACACGCAGGCGCTGCTGTTCAGGAACGCCGGCACCGGCGCCTATAACATGGTCTATCGCCGCGGTGACGGGACGATCGGCTGGGTCGAACCGCAGCGCGGCGGCTGAGCCACGCCGCCGCTGCTGCCTCCGACGAACCGGATCATGATCGACCTGAGCGACCTCCTGGTTCCCGATGGCGTTGCCATCGGGCTGACCGCCGCCACGAAGAAGACGCTGTTCACGCAGATCGGCGGGCTGGCCGGCCCGCTGCTGGGGTTGAACCCGCGCGAGGTCGCGGAGGCGTTGCTGGCGCGCGAGAAGGCCGGGTCGACCGGGTTCGGCGGCGGGGTGGCGATACCCCATGCGCGGATCGAAGGGCTCGACCGGATCGCCGTCCTAGTCGTCCGGCTGGCGCAGCGGCTCGACTTCGGCGCACCCGACGATGTCGGGGTCGATGTGGTGGCGGCGATACTGTCGCCGCCGCAGGCGGGCGCGGCGCACCTGAAGGCGCTGGCCCGCGTCGCGCGGCGGTTCCGCGACCGGCGCTTCGTCGAGAAGCTGCGCGGCGCGGGGTCGCCCGATGCGGTCTATGCCCTGCTGACGACGGACGAGACGCGTGACGCGGCCTGAGGGGGCGGAGGCGCATTATCGTGCGCTCGAGTCGCTCTATGCGGCGGCGCCGATCAACCGCTTCTTCGCATCGCGGATGGAGATCGCCGAGGCGGGGCGGTCGACGATCCACTTCACCGTCGACCAGCGCCATTTCCACGCCGCGGGCGCGGCGCACGGTACCAGCTATTTCAAGATGCTGGACGACGCCGCCTTCTATGCGTGCAACAGCCTGGTGACCGACCGCTTCCTGCTGACCACACAGTTCAGCCTCCTCCTGACGCGTCCGATGCGCGAAGGGCCGGTGGTCGCGGAGGGACGCTGGGTCAGCGGACAGCGCCGGGTCTTCGTCGCGGAGGCACGGCTGGTCGCCGCGGATGGCGAGGAGGTGGCGCGCGGGACGGGCACCTTCATGCGGTCGCAGATCCCGCTGGCGACACTGCCCGGCTACGCGCCGGCGTGACCGACTCGGCCCGATGACGGCGCGATTGCCGACTCACCTGACGGTCGCGGCGTTGCTGCGTCGGGTCAACGATGCGGGCGGGCTGGGCGTGGTGCGCGCCTCGGGCGACGCGCAATCCGGTAGCCTCTTGATCCTGCTCGACGAAGGCATGCGCGTCCGCGCGCTGGAGCGGATGCGCGACCTCGACGACCGCGATACGCTGGTACCAGCGGGGCCGGCATCGGGCGAGGAACGCGCGGTGGAGGAGTATTGGCAGGCACGGCGCGCCCGCGACCCCGATCTGTGGGTCATCGAACTGAACGTCCCGCACGCCGAACGGTTCGTCGCTGAAACGATCCTGCACGATTGATTCCGTTAACCCCTGGCCGGATAGGCGGTTCCCATCACAGGCAAGCGTTGTGCCGGTGCGGGGTGCGATCCCGAACGGTGACGCAGTCGGGGGGAATACCGGCCGATCCTGAAGCCTTGCGCTTCTCCAGCGATCGCGTCCGCACGCCCACCGCATAATATCGACGTGGAATGCTTTTTACTTCGCGCGTTGCGACGCTCGCAACGTTCACCCTTTCGATGGTCGGGTTGATCGCCCAGGGTTCCGCGGCGCTGGCCGCCGAGAGCGCTTCGATTCCCACGACCACCCCGGTGACCGTCGCCGTCGCGACCGCGGTTCCGACCGCCGCCTTCCCCACCGCCCCGCTGTCGTCGGTTCAGGGCACCATGCCCGCGGTGATGATCCAGACGCCGCCATTGCCCGCCGATGAGGCCGTGAGCACGCCGTCCGAGAATGAGCAGGTCGCCTATCCCACGCTCGCCGCTGCCGTCGCCGATCAGTCGGTGCCGTCGAACACCGGCGACGACCTGCGCTGCCTCGCCGGCGCCATCTATTTCGAGGCCCGCGGCGAGCCGCTCGCCGGCCAGCTGGCGGTGGCCGAGGTCATCCTGAACCGTACCCGGTCGCGCCGCTTCGGCGGCGACGTGTGCAGCGTCATCACCCAGCCGGGCCAGTTCTCCTTCGTCCGCGGTGGCCGCATCCCGGCCGCGCCGACCAACGACGACTGGCGCACCGCCGTCGCGGTGGCGAAGGTCGCGCTGAAGGATGCGTGGGAAAGCGACGCGTCCGAGGCGCTGTACTTCAACGGCCGTGGCGTCGGCCACCCGGCGCGGGTCCGCATCGCCGCGATCGGCAACCACCTGTTCTATCGCTGATAGACGTCGCATCGGCGGCACGGAGGGCTTTACCTCCGTTCCTTGGATGTTCTATCCGGCGGGGATGCTGTCTCCGCCTCCCTCCTGCACCGACGCCGGCGACGACGCGCTATGCGCCGCCGATGTCGCGCGCGGCGTCACCCGGATGCTGCTGCGCCACGAGCTGACGGCGATCGGCGAAGTACCGCTGGAGGGCGGGCGCCGCGCCGACCTGATGGCGCTGGATGCGCGCGGACAGCTGGTGATCGTCGAGATCAAGGTGTCGCGCGCCGACCTGCTGGGCGATGCCAAGTGGCAGGATTATCTCGCGCATTGCGACCGCTTCTACTGGGCGGTGCCGGCCGGGTTC of the Sphingomonas adhaesiva genome contains:
- a CDS encoding PTS sugar transporter subunit IIA, yielding MIDLSDLLVPDGVAIGLTAATKKTLFTQIGGLAGPLLGLNPREVAEALLAREKAGSTGFGGGVAIPHARIEGLDRIAVLVVRLAQRLDFGAPDDVGVDVVAAILSPPQAGAAHLKALARVARRFRDRRFVEKLRGAGSPDAVYALLTTDETRDAA
- a CDS encoding PaaI family thioesterase: MTRPEGAEAHYRALESLYAAAPINRFFASRMEIAEAGRSTIHFTVDQRHFHAAGAAHGTSYFKMLDDAAFYACNSLVTDRFLLTTQFSLLLTRPMREGPVVAEGRWVSGQRRVFVAEARLVAADGEEVARGTGTFMRSQIPLATLPGYAPA
- a CDS encoding DUF1491 family protein; translated protein: MPTHLTVAALLRRVNDAGGLGVVRASGDAQSGSLLILLDEGMRVRALERMRDLDDRDTLVPAGPASGEERAVEEYWQARRARDPDLWVIELNVPHAERFVAETILHD
- a CDS encoding cell wall hydrolase — translated: MTVAVATAVPTAAFPTAPLSSVQGTMPAVMIQTPPLPADEAVSTPSENEQVAYPTLAAAVADQSVPSNTGDDLRCLAGAIYFEARGEPLAGQLAVAEVILNRTRSRRFGGDVCSVITQPGQFSFVRGGRIPAAPTNDDWRTAVAVAKVALKDAWESDASEALYFNGRGVGHPARVRIAAIGNHLFYR
- a CDS encoding MmcB family DNA repair protein, translated to MLSPPPSCTDAGDDALCAADVARGVTRMLLRHELTAIGEVPLEGGRRADLMALDARGQLVIVEIKVSRADLLGDAKWQDYLAHCDRFYWAVPAGFDAAPIDGPAFLPERTGLIVADRYDAAIVREARTDPLPAHVRKRCTLAFARRAARRLIAAHDPEAGVAV